Below is a window of Janthinobacterium lividum DNA.
TGCTGGTCCGATCCGGCCCAAATGTGTCGCTTTTCTTTCCGTGCGTACTGCCGCTGCCCGGGCGCGCCGCTGGCATGGCGCTTGCACCATGCACGGCGTGAGCAATGCACCATGGGAGGATACGATGCGCGCGCAAAGCGGATTTACCCTGATAGAACTGATGATCGTGGTGGCCATCGCCGGCATCCTGGCGGCCGTGGCCATTCCCCAGTATGGAGACTATACGATGCGGGCCAAGGTCAGCAACGTGCTGGCCGCCGCTGCCCCGTTGAAAACGGCCGTGGCCCTGTGCGTGCAGGAAAACGGTGGGCTGGCTACCGCCTGCAGCACCCCCCACCCAGGCCGTGCCCAGCGCCATCCCCGTGTTTAGCCCGACGCGCGAGGTGGCCAGCGCCAAGGTCGACAAGGGCAATATCGAGCTGACTCTGGCGGGCGACATGGGAAGCGGCATGGGCGGTCAGACGGTGAGCATGGAGCTGCAGGTCGGCTCCAGCAGCCTGAGCTGGTTTAACAGTACCAGCGTGACGAATGCGGCGGCCAGGGAAGCCATTACCAGGAACAATATTCCGAAGGTAGTGGCGACGCAGTGAGCGGCGCCTTCCGCGCCAGTGTCAGACGATTTTTTGCCGGTCCG
It encodes the following:
- a CDS encoding prepilin-type N-terminal cleavage/methylation domain-containing protein — encoded protein: MRAQSGFTLIELMIVVAIAGILAAVAIPQYGDYTMRAKVSNVLAAAAPLKTAVALCVQENGGLATACSTPHPGRAQRHPRV